DNA from Polyodon spathula isolate WHYD16114869_AA chromosome 46, ASM1765450v1, whole genome shotgun sequence:
TCAATCCTCTCTTCCCATACCAGCTTTATAATATATCATAGACTAATTAATGCTGGTTTTTGcagtgctgtacagcacacatcgaaacaattgaatagaccccactgtGACACAAAGTGTTCAGCTCAGTCCTTACCTCTCACATGAAGGTAGACTGGGTGACTGTGTCTGCTGTTTGCTGAGTTCACAGGCTTCTCTTTCCCGTACACACAGGTGTAGCTTCCAGTATCATTCCTCTTAATTTTCTTAATGGAAAACTTGGCAACTGGCATGCCTTTGGGATTGGGTTGTGAATCGACACAGCTTCCATCTTTATATAGATGGAAATATCCTTCTTTTCCTGTTACATCTCTGAGTTCAGCTGGTACCATACATTGAAATAATACATCCATTCCTTCCATTGCACTCGGTTTGTCTAGCTGAAGGATGAACTGATCGTTCGACTCTGAAAATACAGTTGAAGTTAAAAATATGTCTTCAGAACATACCTAAAAATATTCAATAACAAACAATAGACTCTTATTAACCCAAACCCTGATCGGATTAGTGGTCTGATCATAATCTGtaccatattaaaaacatcttatCTAGTCTtctgtttgaatttatttttaaattatagctGATGATAAATCAGTAATAACAATTTGAATAGAAGATTCAGAGATAGCTGTTTTATACATTCTCACATAATTACAAGACTGAACTTTATTCAGACTATAACAGCAAGCATTCAATCATCTTAGCATAGTTCAGATTAGTGGGATCTTGTGCATGGgaaatttagtttaaatattttaatacaatattttaagactaatttaaaaaaaaaacaaactattattaatattttaaatacaatttctaaaataatttcaaGATTAATCAATTGACTGAAGGATCAGTCTATTATTTATATATCAAGTTTGTTTGAAGATTTTGGCTCTAAAagtaattgttacaaaaatgcattttttcctAATCCACGTatttaagaacaaacccagcaatctaaaatgtgattttcttttttttttttttttttttatataaatcagtTAATTTCCTTCACAAAAAAGTTTCATCCAGGTGTTTCCTCATTGTTTGGTTTTGTACTTACCTCTTACATTGAGATAAACTGAAGAGCCATGGCTGATGTTTTGCACATCTCCTGGATTCTCATTCCCATACATGCAGGTATAGTTTCCAGCGTCATTCTTTCTGAtgtcttgttttataaatgtgacaGCTCCCATTCCTCCAGGCTCCGGCAGTGAGCTGATCTTctctctgtttttatataaatggaaCCAATTCCTCCCCTTGTTCTCTGCTTGTTCTCCGTGCACAGCTGATATCACACATCTGAATTCAATGGTCTCCCCTTCCACTGCAGTCGTTTTGCTAATTTTAATTATTGCTGTGCGAAGTgcctctgtaaaaatgtaattaaaaatgacaaatgagaGAGCACAATCTGTTAAGCAATTAAGAACACATGGACACTTATTGAAGTGAGATTAAACTTTCTTTATAGACATTTGACATTCTCTGTATATATATGTTCTAAACATGACGTTTTTGAATATTGAATAAGATCGTTTGATTTCTGAAAATGCCACTTTTCTGTGTTCATGTGATCTGGAACATTCAATAACCAAGAGAATCAGTTTATCAGTTTGCCATTGCATAAAATTCGCAAATGCTACTAAATGTCATTCATTTTATAAGCACATGTGTATGGCATGTAGTTATTTGAAACTGGCCCTAGCTCATGCATTTTGGAATAGTAACAGTGATGTTATTTGGAAGAAAAACACAAGGGTGCAATTTACAAAGCCCTGTACTCCAGAACTATCATTTGTACCACTTCCTTCTGAAACGAGAAAGACACCCATTAATGTGAggaaactagaaacaaacaacatgAGGATACCTAAGAATTGAATTCCTGAATTTCAGGTTGAGCAACttcatggtgtgtgtgtttattctttcagCAATAATGGTTCTAAAGATTCATTTCTAATGTAATCAAGCATTAAATCATTGCATCTTATTGTGTGAGCGTGTCAGAGACACACATACCTGTGGAAACCAGCAGCACGTCTCCaagagcaaaaactgaaaaacaaattcatcattttacaaagaagaaaagcaaCATTTCAAATGTACTCAAATACTTATCAAAGAAATAATACTTACACAGCATGATTGAATGAATACTCCAAGGCATATTGGGAAGCTGACCCATTAATTTCTGAAACTACCAGTATGAAGTTCCTCTGCTTGTAACACAGCTAAACATGCCAGTGAGAATGATTAGATTGATGCAGTAATGCACATGCGACAGCACCCTCCCTCACTGAACAAGTGTTTCCGTTACACATGGAAAAGATCAAGAGCAATACAGAATTGGTGTTGGTCCTTCAAAGCCTCTCATTGTCGCCATCTAAAGACCAGgtgatttaaccccatccctgccacacTATGCTGATTggcactgtaattatgtgtaagtgcacatatGTACAAAATAGTGCTGCACAGGTgctaacaaaaacaagaaagcacAAGCATATATCACCAATCTTAGCATCTCTTCACTGGTTACTGGTTAAATACAGAACTGATTACAAGATTTTGCTGCTTACTTTCAAGTCTTTACATGGCTTGGGTCCTGCTTACTTGAAGGCTATGCTTTGTCACGATGTGTTCCAGCGTAATGTACGATCTGCTAATAGTGCCAAAGTAATTGTGCCGAAGACACAAGGCTGCGCACGATGGCCGATCGGGTCTTTTGGTCTGTGGCCCCTCACCTCTGTAATGATTTGCCAGGACATTTGAAGCACTGTGAGGCTATTGAGGCTTTTAAATCTGGTctaaagacttatttttattgatgggcttttttgcagtttgtgttgttttaacaggtgttcattgtttttattttatgtgtaaagcgctttgagataactaatgaaaggcgctatacaaaataaatgtattattataaagtgttaccaagattTGACATGGTGTTGGATCCCTTTTATAATTCCTATACTGTATAACTGTAATGGACTTCCAAAACATCATTATGCTCTATAgcggggtggccaaccctggtcctggagagctgcagggtcttctggttttcgttccacctgagttcttaattacttaactgaGAAGAATTATTAAAGAATTAgagaattattttcttaattggtcaacgcTAACATTTCTTCCAGGTCTTCAGCTGTTGATGACTTAAAGGTACCCAGAAGGCCTGCAGGATTGTtgctgtccaggaccagggttggccccTCCTGCTGTACAGTGTGAGCACAAAATGATTGAGTTCACAGAACAACTGTAAGGAGTGTTTCAGTTTGTACACAGAATACTGGAGGACACTTCAAAGTGCTAACAGATTGAGTCGAGGCGTGCTGGAGCCTGTGTCTAGAAGAGCAAAGTGCTGGAGTGAGATGTTGACCAGTATTATGTTTCTCAGAATAGCAGAATACACAGTGGTTTATGAGAGGAAGTGCTGACTCATGCAGTCTGCAACAGCACAGTTTCTTGGCTTTTAGAGAGACATAAATTAAACCAGCTGCACTGTACTGGATAGAGGGATTAAGAATGTTGGTTTACAGTAAGTACTGACTTTGATTAACTGGAGAACGACTTTAACAGACCATGGAGAATATTCAACTGATTAGAACAGCAGTGGATTTAAATACCAGCACtatcaaaaaatgaataaagggtAACAGAGCATGTCAGTGTCTTTTAGTTCTTATTATGtgtgtataaatattaaaatgagtaagattaatgtttttaatgatttaaatggtgGTGGCATCGAGATCCACAGCTGATTAGGTCAATTCAATAGATCTTCATGAGCCTTATTTTACAACAAGCTCCTTTTCTTTAATGAGAACAAGACACAACCATTCTATGGAGCCCAGAAAACAGGATCGAGGCTTTTCATACAAGTGCAGCACtatgtaataaatcaacagtcagcatgcaggctgagctccagcactaacactgtgtaataaatcaacagtcagcatgcaggctgagctccagcactaacactgtgtaataaatcaacagtcagcatgcaggctgagctccagcactaacactgtgtaataaatcaacagtcagcatgcaggctgagctccagcactaacactgtgtaataaatcaacagtcagcatgcaggctgagctccagcactaacactgtgtaataaatcaacagtcagcatgcaggctgagctccagcactaacactgtgtaataaatcaacagtcagcatgcaggctgagctccagcactaacactgtgtaataaatcaacagtcagcatgcaggctgagctccagcactaacactgtgtaataaatcaacagtcagcatgcaggctgagctccagcactaacactgtgtaataaatcaacagtcagcatgcaggctgagctccagcactaacactgtgtaataaatcaacagtcagcatgcaggctgagctccagcactaacactgtgtaataaatcaacagtcagcatgcaggctgagctccagcactaacactgtgtaataaatcaacagtcagcatgcaggctgagctccagcactaacactgtgtaataaatcaacagtcagcatgcaggctgagctccagcactaacactgtgtaataaatcaacagtcagcatgcaggctgagctccagcactaacactgtgtaataaatcaacagtcagcatgcaggctgagctccagcactaacactgtgtaataaatcaacagtcagcatgcaggctgagctccagcactaacactgtgtaataaatcaacagtcagcatgcaggctgagctccagcactaacactgtggCAGCCAATCAACAGTTAGCTTGTGGGTAAAAACTGATTCCTCCCCAAACTTAATTCAAAGTAAAGAAATTGCATAACAGCAGTAAAAGAGTGAAACATAGATATTCACCttcacttattataaatcattgaaacaaaagctttgaaaactacaacaaaatgtcaacaggaatacaaatacaattttatttatttaaaaataatttataaggGACTTTTAAACATTAGCATTTAATACAGCTTCGCAATTTACAAATCAATCCTAACCCTCTGATGTTAGCTGTGCCACAATGACCTCCAGGACATAGTTTGTGAGACAGTGTGTAAAGGGCAGACATGCGATAACATAGCAGACATAACAACAGGGGAGTCCATGCTGTGCGTGCAGCGAAGCAGATCACATGGAAACCCATCAGAACCCGGGTGCTGGGACTCTTCAAGAGCATGAGCTAGTGCTGCTCATAGCCTGGCTGTGCGAGACGAGTACCGAGTTCATTTTAGCAAGCTTAGAAAGAGCTTAAAACACTGCTTCAGCAAACCAcaggatttaaaatagaaatgttacgAGGCCATCAACACACGACATGTCAGTTGGTGGTTACAACGTGCTCTGATGAAAAGAAGAGAATATGTAAAGTACCATGAGCACCAGGTACTGTGAGCACCAAGCACCACATGCACCGTGTGTaccaagcactgtgtgcaccaagGCACTGAAACTCCAAGGGGCAGCTAATGTAGCAGTGCCTGCTCTAACTgtgtgtagtcacacacctgctCAGCGCACAGCAGACACCAGGGAGACACACTGAAGGAATGgcgaggtctactcgacagcggggcaGGTAGAACACAGCCCTGGTGGAAGAGTTAGAGTCAGAGACAAGCGAAGTTGTGCGACGGGGTCAACACACAGGTGGATATACAGCAACAACAGTTTCGAgaataagatttgtttttatttttatttcaccaaaAATGCACGAAAGGCAGCCGGTGGGCTCACTCAACAGTGGGGATGCAaagcctagccccggtggaggaacGGTGTTGATTCCACgatttcagcacgaatgcaggggaactgcagacAACTCggaaaagctctttcaaaaacacactcagttCAGTAACACAGAAGCTTAAAAACACAGTAacgcaaaacagaaaaaaacactatAGGGATGGAAGCAGAGACTGCTATCTCACTGCTGAGTACTATAGCTGTAGTTTTTACAGCTTTTCCTCCAGATCTGCTGGAAAATGACATTATAATTTGGATTGTATGTCTCAAGTGACCAGGTTTAGCTTGgatgaaaaagaaaagtttttttgtaACACAATTTCTTGTtatgcactgtattttgtgatGATTGCCCTGCAGCACACTTTTGATTGAATTAACTGTGTTATTTACCCCTTGTTTGCATGAGGgagaaataatttattgtttgttgcaaaaagtgcttttattaaatGGAAAGATCATTTTTTCTTTGCAGTGAATATGAGGTGGTTTACTATCAACCACAAAAGTCTTTTCTCCCCCAGGTGGATTTCTCATCAACAGACAGCATTTGGAAATTTCAACTGTTGCGTATTCTACATCAGATCTGCCAGACATGTTTTCTTGGGGACAGGGGGAGCGTTTCTGGATCAGGGATTGTATCATCCTGTTGCCGTGGAGACCGATCCAGCTTATTCTGCAATAAATTAAAAGGCAATTTAATTAGAGAGAGACTGAGAGTTTGGAGCAAAGGATAGATCCGCCATGTCACTTGAATCCTTTCAGACCCAACTTGACCaaattctgagatcaatcagctatcaGGAAACGAAGGAGCTTAGATGAGCCGAAGGGTTTTCTCTCTTTCGTGATTTTCTTCTGATCTTATACAAGATCTTGTCACAGGGCAGGAAGACTGAACTGTAAATaattaactgttttataaatagaTTTCATTCAGCACtgtattaaaacagttaaaaGCAGACAAGACtttcaacaaaacagaacacttttaGAAAACTCCACCTAAATAATAAGGTAACACTTTAGAATCCGTTATAAGCAGCTATAAACAACAGAAAAATGGCAGAAGTGTATATcaactgctgtgcaaaaacaaagcaaccccatagaattactgagacagacagacagacacaggcatAGAAAGACAAAGAGAcatgaaaagacaaacaaacagagagACTGTATCCGTTATATGCGATTATAAACAATTGCAATAAAAAGGACGGACGTACATAATAGTCTAATTATTTCCAATCTCAGTCTATAGTTGTTAataagcataattaataacatgtttatagattgtttataatcacttataacagaATGTAATAGAAGTATTACCAATAAGAAGTGATTATTAATAAAGAGTTATTTCTGGCAATGCAATGCTCTAATCGTCACTGGATTGTTTATTTCCTCTGAGATGTtccatgtgtgtgtttatttatttgtacatgtgCCTGTATACATGTGTTTTGTGGACCAAAATGGGGCCCAAGAAgataaatactgaaaatatgCATTACTCACAACTGAAGCCAGAAGCATTGAATCCCTTTTTACTGGAATATTGTTTTAAGAATGGTAaatcagagacagttctgaaTTTAAATATGATAGAACATGTATATGTGTCAGTGAAATGTTTGAGTCATGTAACATATGGGACTTACCACATTGGCGTACACAGGTTCAATCTGGACAGCAGGGTCTGGAATGGCATTGGATCAAATAGATTAGTTTCCTAGTTTGAATGGGATGGAAACAGCTAGTGACACACTATGCATCAGTAACATTGGGATATATTTTTACACCAAAGGCTGAGCAATGGGAGACTGCAGTAACCACTCACCCAGGAATCAATAGAATTGAACATGATTGAGGGGCACAATACATTGACACAGCGAGATGAAGAAGTGCCCATCATTTAAACAAACTTCATTTGTATCCATTGTGGTGAAGAATGCTGTGCCCTACCTCGTCTGGATTGCAGACACTTCAGCACTCCTCCTGTCAGCAGTAACAGCAGCACAAGGAGCCCAGATCCTACCCCTGCACCCAGGTACAGAGCTGGAACAGATCCTGGGGGGATCAACATAAGGATATGATAGCTTTTATATCTACATGTGTAAACTGATTGGACCTAATGCAACATAAACACAGATACCATATACAGCACTTTCAATAGAAGAGCTCAATTCAGAGTTTGTGTTTGACTGGATAAAGCTGTCCGTGTATTTAAAAGGACCAGTATACAAGatgttacattttaatgttgactctacttagtttattttttaagtaaaaccaCCAGTTACCTGTATATAAACCTACAGTATAGTTACAGATTTTTTCAACTGCTGTCTACTCTTGAAAACCAATTAGGAACAATCCACCATTTCTTCTCTTTCATGGAGTGTTTTGGTTTACTGTATCCCAGTGGgatgttttctatattttaactCATTTATTCTAAAATCTTGCACCTTGGTGGATAGGACCTGTTCAATGTCTCGGCTTCTTATGCTGGAAAGACGTATTGGTCTATTTAATACACACTTCCTACATTAAGCAAGTTCAATTTAAAAGTGTAAGATTGGTCTcgttaaaataacagtttttattgAGTGTAAGAAAGCGTATTCACACATGCCTGTTGAATTGCTTTGTTGGGTCTTGGCAGATGTGGTTGGACGTGTCAGGCATTCTGTGGGGAAATAAACAATGTCATTCACAGAACTGTCAACATGTGCAGACAATAGGGACTATTCTAATGATGTAAATAGTGGCAGATCTGAATATCGCCTTCCGAAAACCGGATCGTTTGCAGACCTcattctttgtgtttttattgttctttcaCACTAGAACCGCCAGATTTTCGAactaccagaaccaccacatgggtcactttgacccgGACGTTTTAAAACTGCTaccttatgaaaatgaaagaaatactaTCAGATACAACAGAAAAgctttattcatgaacatcatatcatataaaaggctttatttttaaaatgagcgcatatacagcacgactacaaacagtgaaaaaatataataaaacacgcATTTGAAAAGAAACGGGTGAGTACATATACCTGTGTAGAGGTGTAAACGGgtacatgtacacacaaaactataaaaccgaaatcattgattctaatactacataaaaataaaacataacactaCTTcaggtatgatggctgcattgtactcagTGGAGGAGCATATGTTTTCTTtctaaaactaatataaaaaatatatataaaatacgtttCATATTTGGCACGTAAGTTCTTATCATACCTGTCATTTCGGTTTGCTgtgtgcatctgagtgcagcttgccgtattccaatcaaaatgactactttcatgattaaatatttccttctgatatattcccagttgcatttgtggaacaaaatgaaggattgttgtctcccaggtacattgaaaaataagctactaggctttcactgagttggcatcttgacaaatccactctAATAGCAATCTTTGTCtaatagtcagtctacaaacaaaggcttgaactaaaaaaaaacatgcatgctaGGAGGAGGAAgagtgtcttgtttgctgcatttacaaaataatagaatatcttacgttatattaaaaaaaaagattgtaatgcCTGGGTCACACTAACCCGCGTGGCGGTTccaggtagaactgtttataactttatcattgttgtgattctggctatcaaacgcagtcaggatatttaattcatatatttaggaaaagtcataaacagacatacacatatgatttacaaCGGAAGAatgattaacattttaaatccaaaatgggtcaCACTGACCCGCGTGGCGTTTCTAGTGTNNNNNNNNNNNNNNNNNNNNNNNNNNNNNNNNNNNNNNNNNNNNNNNNNNNNNNNNNNNNNNNNNNNNNNNNNNNNNNNNNNNNNNNNNNNNNNNNNNNNNNNNNNNNNNNNNNNNNNNNNNNNNNNNNNNNNNNNNNNNNNNNNNNNNNNNNNNNNNNNNNNNNNNNNNNNNNNNNNNNNNNNNNNNNNNNNNNNNNNNNNNNNNNNNNNNNNNNNNNNNNNNNNNNNNNNNNNNNNNNNNNNNNNNNNNNNNNNNNNNNNNNNNNNNNNNNNNNNNNNNNNNNNNNNNNNNNNNNNNNNNNNNNNNNNNNNNNNNNNNNNNNNNNNNNNNNNNNNNNNNNNNNNNNNNNNNNNNNNNNNNNNNNNNNNNNNNNNNNNNNNNNNNNNNNNNNNNNNNNNNNNNNNNNNNNNNNNNNNNNNNNNNNNNNNNNNNNNNNNNNNNNNNNNNNNNNNNNNNNNNNNNNNNNNNNNNNNNNNNNNNNNNNNNNNNNNNNNNNNNNNNNNNNNNNNNNNNNNNNNNNNNNNNNNNNNNNNNNNNNNNNNNNNNNNNNNNNNNNNNNNNNNNNNNNNNNNNNNNNNNNNNNNNNNNNNNNNNNNNNNNNNNNNNNNNNNNNNNNNNNNNNNNNNNNNNNNNNNNNNNNNNNNNNNNNNNNNNNNNNNNNNNNNNNNNNNNNNNNNNNNNNNNNNNNNNNNNNNNNNNNNNNNNNNNNNNNNNNNNNNNNNNNNNNNNNNNNNNNNNNNNNNNNNNNNNNNNNNNNNNNNNNNNNNNNNNNNNNNNNNNNNNNNNNNNNNNNNNNNNNNNNNNNNNNNNNNNNNNNNNNNNNNNNNNNNNNNNNNNNNNNNNNNNNNNNNNNNNNNNNNNNNNNNNNNNNNNNNNNNNNNNNNNNNNNNNNNNNNNNNNNNNNNNNNNNNNNNNNNNNNNNNNNNNNNNNNNNNNNNNNNNNNNNNNNNNNNNNNNNNNNNNNNNNNNNNNNNNNNNNNNNNNNNNNNNNNNNNNNNNNNNNNNNNNNNNNNNNNNNNNNNNNNNNNNNNNNNNNNNNNNNNNNNNNNNNNNNNNNNNNNNNNNNNNNNNNNNNNNNNNNNNNNNNNNNNNNNNNNNNNNNNNNNNNNNNNNNNNNNNNNNNNNNNNNNNNNNNNNNNNNNNNNNNNNNNNNNNNNNNNNNNNNNNNNNNNNNNNNNNNNNNNNNNNNNNNNNNNNNNNNNNNNNNNNNNNNNNNNNNNNNNNNNNNNNNNNNNNNNNNNNNNNNNNNNNNNNNNNNNNNNNNNNNNNNNNNNNNNN
Protein-coding regions in this window:
- the LOC121306101 gene encoding obscurin-like is translated as MPWSIHSIMLFFALGDVLLVSTEALRTAIIKISKTTAVEGETIEFRCVISAVHGEQAENKGRNWFHLYKNREKISSLPEPGGMGAVTFIKQDIRKNDAGNYTCMYGNENPGDVQNISHGSSVYLNVRESNDQFILQLDKPSAMEGMDVLFQCMVPAELRDVTGKEGYFHLYKDGSCVDSQPNPKGMPVAKFSIKKIKRNDTGSYTCVYGKEKPVNSANSRHSHPVYLHVRGEMTTPNTTTKTQHTHETGKCE